From the genome of bacterium:
AACGCGATTTCAGCCCCTATTTCCCGCCAAATATTTCGTCCCGCTCCCCTGTTCCCCTTGCGGAGCGGATACGGGCAGTTTAATATAAAAAACAAGATAATCGGAGACGTTTCCTCTCAGGGGGGCCGTTCGCCATCGCCAAACTGCAAGGCCGATTGACTGGCTTAAAGCCAAAACAACTCCGGGCCCTTGAGCGGCTTTACCGCCGGAAAGTCCCTGGCGGCCAACTCATCCACTTGGAACTGGGCAGAGAGCTTACCGCACTTTCCTTTGAAATTTCGAGACAAATCGGTATCTTGATTGACCGCCAGGGCGTCATCCGCCACGTCATCGTGGGCGACGCCCGGGGGATCGAAATCCCGGAGCTTGGCCGCGGCCGCGCCGGCGGCGCCCGTCTGCGGGGCCTTCGCTGCATTCACACCCATCTGGGACCCTCCCCCCTGTCCCAGGAGGATCTGACCGATCTGGCGCTCCTCCGCCTCGACTCAATGACCGCCATCGAGGTGGGCGAGGAAGGGCAGAGCGAGAGTGTCCACTTCGCTCACCTCCTCCCTTCCCCCGCTGAGGCGTTCGACAATCCGGAAACCGAGACAGCTCCCTCTCCCTGGCAGAGCCGCACCCCCCCATGGGAGATCCAAACCTTCCCGGACCTCTCGCGGATGACGGTAGACGCCGCCGCCCTGGCCGCATCGCTGGAAGAGGGGTTCTCCCGCGCCGCCCGCGCCGGAACTCAACTGAAGAAAGGCGAGCGGGCGCTCTTGATTCACGTGGAAACGCAGGACCGCAGAGGCCGGCCCGCGGAGACCGAGTTGAACGAGCTGGAAATCCTGACAGAGGGTGCGGGGCTCATCCCCTGCGGCCAGATCATCCAGCGCCGCAAGACCCTCGATCCGCGCTATGTCCTGGGGAGGGGACGCCTGGCCGATGTCCTCATGCGCTCCCTTCAGATGGGGGTCGAGGCCCTGGTCTTCTCCCAGGAGTTGAGCCCGGCCCAGACCCGCAGCCTCGCCGAGTTCACAGACTTGAAAATCCTGGATCGGACCCAGATCATCCTCGACATCTTCGCCCAGCGGGCCAGCAGCCGCGTCGGGAAACTCCAGGTTGAGCTCGCCCTGCTTCGCTACATGCTCCCCCGTCTTTCGACCAAGAGCACAGCCCTGAGCCGTCTCACGGGCGGGATCGGCGGCCGCGGACCCGGCGAGACGAAACTGGAAATTCACCGGCGGCGCGCCCATGAGCGCATCCAGCGCCTCGAGCGCGAACTCGACCAGCTTCAGCGCAAGCGCGCCCAGGGCCGTCAGCGGCGGCGGCGGCGGGACGTTCCCGTTCTCTCCCTGGTCGGATACACCAACGCCGGAAAATCCACCCTCTTGAACGCCCTCACCCACAGCGAGGTCTACGTCGCCGATCAGCTTTTCGCCACGCTCGACACCTCGAGCCGCCGGCTGCGGCTGCCCCGCGAGCGCGAGGTCGTCATTACGGACACTGTGGGGTTCATCCACGATCTGCCGAAAGAACTGCTCGGCGCCTTTCGCTCGACGCTTGAAGAACTGCAGGAAGCCGACCTTCTCCTGCATGTCATCGATGCGTCCGCTACCGATTGCGAGGAAAACCTGACCGCCGTCGAGCGTCTACTGGGGGAGATCGTGACCGAAGACATCCCCATCCTGAGAGTTTTCAACAAGACGGACAAAGTGAGCCCGCTTCAAATCTCCCATCTGTGCCGCCGCTACGAAGCCATTGCCGTCAGCGGAATCGACCCGCAAACCCTCCCGCCGCTGGTCGAGGAGGCAGACCGCCGCCTGGGCGAGATTATGGGAGAGGGAGACGCATCGGAAATCACGCGGGTCGCGATATAAATCGGCTTACCGGTCGCTTCGCCGGCCGCCGGAT
Proteins encoded in this window:
- the hflX gene encoding GTPase HflX, which codes for MIDRQGVIRHVIVGDARGIEIPELGRGRAGGARLRGLRCIHTHLGPSPLSQEDLTDLALLRLDSMTAIEVGEEGQSESVHFAHLLPSPAEAFDNPETETAPSPWQSRTPPWEIQTFPDLSRMTVDAAALAASLEEGFSRAARAGTQLKKGERALLIHVETQDRRGRPAETELNELEILTEGAGLIPCGQIIQRRKTLDPRYVLGRGRLADVLMRSLQMGVEALVFSQELSPAQTRSLAEFTDLKILDRTQIILDIFAQRASSRVGKLQVELALLRYMLPRLSTKSTALSRLTGGIGGRGPGETKLEIHRRRAHERIQRLERELDQLQRKRAQGRQRRRRRDVPVLSLVGYTNAGKSTLLNALTHSEVYVADQLFATLDTSSRRLRLPREREVVITDTVGFIHDLPKELLGAFRSTLEELQEADLLLHVIDASATDCEENLTAVERLLGEIVTEDIPILRVFNKTDKVSPLQISHLCRRYEAIAVSGIDPQTLPPLVEEADRRLGEIMGEGDASEITRVAI